Proteins from one Esox lucius isolate fEsoLuc1 chromosome 19, fEsoLuc1.pri, whole genome shotgun sequence genomic window:
- the bcap29 gene encoding B-cell receptor-associated protein 29: MTLQWTAVAIFLYVEIVVILILCLPFISAKRWRSLFNLNIWSWFSLYWNKGFFTIILVLILLFCDALREVRKYSSAEAGPMGDAKLNPNLFDHLHMKLFRSQRNLYISGFSLFLWLVMQRLVTLINQVAVATANRTSLQTQAENANEAARRYQEDNLLLKQALLDEEKDKVSSKQQLRREAEKLMEELKAAEDAVRKANAEVEAMKRQARGLTKEYDRLLTEHTQLQQNLHAGAAEGSKKDL, from the exons ATGACTCTCCAGTGGACTGCGGTGGCCATCTTCCTCTACGTGGAGATAGTGGTCATCCTGATTTTGTGTCTGCCATTTATATCGGCCAAAAG ATGGCGATCTTTGTTCAACCTGAACATTTGGAGCTGGTTCTCTTTGTACTGGAACAAGGGCTTCTTCACCATCATACTCGTTCTCATTCTTCTGTTCTGTG ATGCTTTGAGGGAGGTGAGGAAGTACTCCAGTGCAGAGGCGGGACCCATGGGAGACGCCAAGCTCAACCCCAACCTGTTCGACCACCTGCACATGAAGCTGTTCAGATCCCAGAGAAACCTCTACATCTCTGgcttctccctcttcctctggcT TGTAATGCAACGTTTGGTGACTCTCATAAACCAGGTGGCTGTTGCTACAGCAAACAGAACCAGCCTGCAAACCCAAGCAGAAAATGCCAATGAGGCAGCAAGGAGGTATCAGGAGGACAACCTACTTCTAAAACAG GCTCTATTAGATGAAGAGAAAGATAAAGTTTCAAGCAAACAGCAACTGAGGAGGGAGGCAGAAAAGCTGATGGAGGAACTCAAGGCAGCAGAGGATG CTGTGCGTAAAGCTAACGCCGAGGTGGAGGCCATGAAGAGGCAGGCCAGGGGTCTCACCAAGGAGTACGACAGGCTGCTGACAGAACACACTCAACTACAACAG AATCTTCATGCCGGAGCTGCTGAAGGATCAAAGAAGGATCTATAA
- the LOC105031086 gene encoding solute carrier organic anion transporter family member 1C1 isoform X1: MTSDCNGASPSPEETCVFRGRMEAPTNGRWTADNSPSTTPSSGRLRRSCSNLKMFLAALSFAYFSKALSGSYMKSTITQLERRFDIPSYLIGVIDGSFEMGNLLVIAFVSYFGAKLHRPKIIAMGCVLMSLGTFLIAMPHFIIGRYNVQTSARESFNSTAKFPPCPATSPEFTEADDRSSILPSAGCERESSVSMWAYVFLGNVLRGIGETPVQPLGISYIDDYARPENAALYIGCVQTISIIGPVIGYLLGSLCAKIYVDIGYVDMETITITPGDARWVGAWWLGYLIAGTITLTSAVPFWFLPKSLPVPVEKHDASCTPEQTRFIKDSPSAMEHKFRPEEPTNFRQMAKEFVPALKSLLGSPVYIIYLCVTIIQFNSLIGMVTYKPKYIEQHYGQSASKANFLMGMINIPAVALGMFSGGVVMKKFKLGIMGAAKFAFGTSLLGYFLSLFFLAMGCDNAKVAGITMSYTGVEGLSYHERALFSECNSGCLCSGKDWDPVCGENGITYVSACLAGCTSATGTGRNTVFGQCRCLALTKAGSRYTNLTASLGHCPIRDSCDRMFPYFLFLSVITSFIISLGGTPGFVLLIRCIKPELKSLALGVHTLATRTLAGIPAPIYFGAIIDTTCLKWGNTKCGGRGACRIYNTTAYRMVYLGLTLGLRTVAFFLCILGFALLQRYVRQEEKTALANGDVEVESDSLRKEEGNSVLHCDKFVCALNCRETRL, encoded by the exons ATGACGTCCGATTGCAATGGAGCAAGTCCTTCACCCGAAGAAACGTGTGTCTTTCGGGGGAGGATGGAAGCTCCTACTAACGGGAGGTGGACAGCAGATAACAGCCCTTCTACCACACCTTCTTCAGGGAGGCTGAGGAGGAGTTGCTCAAATCTAAAG ATGTTCCTGGCGGCCTTGTCCTTTGCCTATTTCTCCAAAGCCTTGTCTGGGAGTTACATGAAGAGCACAATAACACAGCTGGAACGGAGGTTTGATATCCCCAGTTATTTGATTGGTGTTATAGACGGCAGCTTTGAAATGG GTAACCTCTTGGTGATAGCCTTTGTGAGTTATTTTGGTGCTAAGCTTCACCGACCCAAGATCATAGCAATGGGATGTGTGCTGATGTCCTTAGGGACGTTCCTTATCGCCATGCCTCATTTCATTATAGGACG CTATAATGTCCAAACGTCTGCTAGAGAGTCCTTTAATTCAACTGCCAAATTCCCCCCGTGCCCGGCCACCTCACCAGAGTTCACAGAGGCAGATGACAGGTCCTCTATCCTACCCTCTGCAG GCTGTGAGCGCGAGTCCAGCGTGTCAATGTGGGCCTACGTGTTTCTAGGAAACGTATTGAGGGGGATAGGAGAGACTCCTGTACAGCCACTGGGAATCTCCTATATAGATGATTATGCCAGGCCAGAGAATGCAGCCCTCTACATTG GCTGTGTCCAAACCATATCAATCATCGGCCCTGTTATTGGCTACCTGTTGGGATCCTTGTGTGCCAAGATCTACGTTGACATTGGATACGTGGACATGG AGACCATCACCATCACCCCGGGGGATGCCCGCTGGGTCGGGGCGTGGTGGCTGGGGTACCTTATAGCCGGGACAATCACCCTCACGTCAGCCGTACCCTTCTGGTTCCTGCCCAAGTCGCTGCCGGTGCCCGTGGAGAAGCACGATGCCAGCTGCACCCCCGAACAGACCCGATTCATCAAGGACTCTCCTTCCGCTATGGAGCACAAGTTCAGACCTGAAGAACCCACCAACTTCCGTCAGATGGCTAAAG AATTTGTTCCAGCATTGAAGAGCCTCCTGGGAAGTCCAGTTTATATCATCTATCTATGCGTGACAATCATTCAGTTCAACTCCCTCATTGGTATGGTAACCTACAAGCCCAAATACATTGAGCAACATTATGGACAGTCGGCCTCTAAAGCTAATTTCCTAATGG GTATGATAAATATACCCGCAGTGGCTCTGGGGATGTTTTCTGGGGGCGTTGTCATGAAGAAGTTCAAGCTGGGCATCATGGGAGCTGCCAAGTTTGCCTTCGGGACGTCCCTGCTAGGTTACTTCCTGTCCCTCTTTTTCTTGGCCATGGGCTGTGACAACGCCAAAGTGGCTGGGATCACCATGTCTTACACAGG TGTGGAGGGGTTGTCATACCATGAGCGAGCTCTGTTCTCTGAGTGTAACTCTGGCTGCCTTTGTTCTGGGAAGGACTGGGATCCTGTCTGCGGAGAGAACGGGATAACTTACGTGTCCGCCTGTCTGGCTGGCTGTACCTCTGCCACAGGGACAGGCAGAAACACG GTGTTTGGCCAGTGCCGGTGTCTGGCTTTGACAAAGGCAGGTTCCCGGTACACTAACCTGACCGCCTCCTTGGGGCACTGTCCAATACGAGACAGCTGTGACCGAATGTTCCcctacttcctcttcctatcTGTCATCACTTCCTTCATCATCTCTCTGGGGGGAACGCCTGGCTTTGTGCTGCTCATAAG ATGCATTAAGCCTGAGTTGAAATCCCTCGCCCTTGGGGTCCACACATTGGCCACCAGAACTCTTG cTGGTATCCCTGCACCAATCTACTTTGGAGCCATCATAGACACCACCTGTTTAAAGTGGGGAAACACAAAATGCGGAGGACGAGGAGCATGCAGAATCTACAACACAACTGCCTACAG GATGGTATATCTGGGACTGACCCTGGGCCTGAGGACCGTGGCATTCTTCCTCTGCATACTGGGCTTCGCTCTTCTCCAGCGGTATGTCCGTCAGGAGGAGAAAACGGCCCTGGCCAACGGGGATGTTGAGGTGGAGTCTGATTCTCTCAGGAAAGAAGAGGGAAACAGCGTGTTACACTGCGACAAGTTTGTGTGCGCGCTGAACTGTAGGGAGACACGTCTCTGA
- the LOC105031086 gene encoding solute carrier organic anion transporter family member 1C1 isoform X2, giving the protein MTSDCNGASPSPEETCVFRGRMEAPTNGRWTADNSPSTTPSSGRLRRSCSNLKMFLAALSFAYFSKALSGSYMKSTITQLERRFDIPSYLIGVIDGSFEMGNLLVIAFVSYFGAKLHRPKIIAMGCVLMSLGTFLIAMPHFIIGRYNVQTSARESFNSTAKFPPCPATSPEFTEADDRSSILPSAGCERESSVSMWAYVFLGNVLRGIGETPVQPLGISYIDDYARPENAALYIGCVQTISIIGPVIGYLLGSLCAKIYVDIGYVDMETITITPGDARWVGAWWLGYLIAGTITLTSAVPFWFLPKSLPVPVEKHDASCTPEQTRFIKDSPSAMEHKFRPEEPTNFRQMAKGMINIPAVALGMFSGGVVMKKFKLGIMGAAKFAFGTSLLGYFLSLFFLAMGCDNAKVAGITMSYTGVEGLSYHERALFSECNSGCLCSGKDWDPVCGENGITYVSACLAGCTSATGTGRNTVFGQCRCLALTKAGSRYTNLTASLGHCPIRDSCDRMFPYFLFLSVITSFIISLGGTPGFVLLIRCIKPELKSLALGVHTLATRTLAGIPAPIYFGAIIDTTCLKWGNTKCGGRGACRIYNTTAYRMVYLGLTLGLRTVAFFLCILGFALLQRYVRQEEKTALANGDVEVESDSLRKEEGNSVLHCDKFVCALNCRETRL; this is encoded by the exons ATGACGTCCGATTGCAATGGAGCAAGTCCTTCACCCGAAGAAACGTGTGTCTTTCGGGGGAGGATGGAAGCTCCTACTAACGGGAGGTGGACAGCAGATAACAGCCCTTCTACCACACCTTCTTCAGGGAGGCTGAGGAGGAGTTGCTCAAATCTAAAG ATGTTCCTGGCGGCCTTGTCCTTTGCCTATTTCTCCAAAGCCTTGTCTGGGAGTTACATGAAGAGCACAATAACACAGCTGGAACGGAGGTTTGATATCCCCAGTTATTTGATTGGTGTTATAGACGGCAGCTTTGAAATGG GTAACCTCTTGGTGATAGCCTTTGTGAGTTATTTTGGTGCTAAGCTTCACCGACCCAAGATCATAGCAATGGGATGTGTGCTGATGTCCTTAGGGACGTTCCTTATCGCCATGCCTCATTTCATTATAGGACG CTATAATGTCCAAACGTCTGCTAGAGAGTCCTTTAATTCAACTGCCAAATTCCCCCCGTGCCCGGCCACCTCACCAGAGTTCACAGAGGCAGATGACAGGTCCTCTATCCTACCCTCTGCAG GCTGTGAGCGCGAGTCCAGCGTGTCAATGTGGGCCTACGTGTTTCTAGGAAACGTATTGAGGGGGATAGGAGAGACTCCTGTACAGCCACTGGGAATCTCCTATATAGATGATTATGCCAGGCCAGAGAATGCAGCCCTCTACATTG GCTGTGTCCAAACCATATCAATCATCGGCCCTGTTATTGGCTACCTGTTGGGATCCTTGTGTGCCAAGATCTACGTTGACATTGGATACGTGGACATGG AGACCATCACCATCACCCCGGGGGATGCCCGCTGGGTCGGGGCGTGGTGGCTGGGGTACCTTATAGCCGGGACAATCACCCTCACGTCAGCCGTACCCTTCTGGTTCCTGCCCAAGTCGCTGCCGGTGCCCGTGGAGAAGCACGATGCCAGCTGCACCCCCGAACAGACCCGATTCATCAAGGACTCTCCTTCCGCTATGGAGCACAAGTTCAGACCTGAAGAACCCACCAACTTCCGTCAGATGGCTAAAG GTATGATAAATATACCCGCAGTGGCTCTGGGGATGTTTTCTGGGGGCGTTGTCATGAAGAAGTTCAAGCTGGGCATCATGGGAGCTGCCAAGTTTGCCTTCGGGACGTCCCTGCTAGGTTACTTCCTGTCCCTCTTTTTCTTGGCCATGGGCTGTGACAACGCCAAAGTGGCTGGGATCACCATGTCTTACACAGG TGTGGAGGGGTTGTCATACCATGAGCGAGCTCTGTTCTCTGAGTGTAACTCTGGCTGCCTTTGTTCTGGGAAGGACTGGGATCCTGTCTGCGGAGAGAACGGGATAACTTACGTGTCCGCCTGTCTGGCTGGCTGTACCTCTGCCACAGGGACAGGCAGAAACACG GTGTTTGGCCAGTGCCGGTGTCTGGCTTTGACAAAGGCAGGTTCCCGGTACACTAACCTGACCGCCTCCTTGGGGCACTGTCCAATACGAGACAGCTGTGACCGAATGTTCCcctacttcctcttcctatcTGTCATCACTTCCTTCATCATCTCTCTGGGGGGAACGCCTGGCTTTGTGCTGCTCATAAG ATGCATTAAGCCTGAGTTGAAATCCCTCGCCCTTGGGGTCCACACATTGGCCACCAGAACTCTTG cTGGTATCCCTGCACCAATCTACTTTGGAGCCATCATAGACACCACCTGTTTAAAGTGGGGAAACACAAAATGCGGAGGACGAGGAGCATGCAGAATCTACAACACAACTGCCTACAG GATGGTATATCTGGGACTGACCCTGGGCCTGAGGACCGTGGCATTCTTCCTCTGCATACTGGGCTTCGCTCTTCTCCAGCGGTATGTCCGTCAGGAGGAGAAAACGGCCCTGGCCAACGGGGATGTTGAGGTGGAGTCTGATTCTCTCAGGAAAGAAGAGGGAAACAGCGTGTTACACTGCGACAAGTTTGTGTGCGCGCTGAACTGTAGGGAGACACGTCTCTGA